One Solanum pennellii chromosome 10, SPENNV200 genomic region harbors:
- the LOC114074427 gene encoding uncharacterized protein LOC114074427 isoform X3 yields the protein MALGDLTISQLSAVVEESEDYEDGDRNNDGSFTVVAAENEMKTTTETSMNDVRPFVWFRELRPDEFEAYVPPSPANTDLVSKWRNKNRRIN from the exons ATGGCATTGGGAGATTTGACGATTTCTCAGTTATCAGCTGTTGTGGAGGAGTCTGAAGATTATGAAGATGGCGACAGAAACAATGATGGTAGCtttactgttgttgctgctgaaAATGAGATGAAGACGACGACAGAGACAAGTATGAATGATGTACGGCCATTTGTATGGTTTCGTGAGCTTCGTCCTGATGAGTTTGAGGCGTATGTCCCTCCTTCACCGGCTAATACTGATTTGGTCTCTAAGTGGCGGAATAAGAACCGG cgaattaattga
- the LOC114074427 gene encoding uncharacterized protein LOC114074427 isoform X1 — protein sequence MALGDLTISQLSAVVEESEDYEDGDRNNDGSFTVVAAENEMKTTTETSMNDVRPFVWFRELRPDEFEAYVPPSPANTDLVSKWRNKNRHFRISIMKLGMVQDIPKIDKNMFHN from the exons ATGGCATTGGGAGATTTGACGATTTCTCAGTTATCAGCTGTTGTGGAGGAGTCTGAAGATTATGAAGATGGCGACAGAAACAATGATGGTAGCtttactgttgttgctgctgaaAATGAGATGAAGACGACGACAGAGACAAGTATGAATGATGTACGGCCATTTGTATGGTTTCGTGAGCTTCGTCCTGATGAGTTTGAGGCGTATGTCCCTCCTTCACCGGCTAATACTGATTTGGTCTCTAAGTGGCGGAATAAGAACCGG CACTTCAGGATTTCTATAATGAAGTTAGGCATGGTCCAAGACATACCAAAAATTGACAAGAACATGTTCCATAACTGA
- the LOC114074427 gene encoding uncharacterized protein LOC114074427 isoform X4, whose product MALGDLTISQLSAVVEESEDYEDGDRNNDGSFTVVAAENEMKTTTETSMNDVRPFVWFRELRPDEFEAYVPPSPANTDLVSKWRNKNRVG is encoded by the exons ATGGCATTGGGAGATTTGACGATTTCTCAGTTATCAGCTGTTGTGGAGGAGTCTGAAGATTATGAAGATGGCGACAGAAACAATGATGGTAGCtttactgttgttgctgctgaaAATGAGATGAAGACGACGACAGAGACAAGTATGAATGATGTACGGCCATTTGTATGGTTTCGTGAGCTTCGTCCTGATGAGTTTGAGGCGTATGTCCCTCCTTCACCGGCTAATACTGATTTGGTCTCTAAGTGGCGGAATAAGAACCGG GTGGGATAA
- the LOC114074427 gene encoding uncharacterized protein LOC114074427 isoform X2 encodes MALGDLTISQLSAVVEESEDYEDGDRNNDGSFTVVAAENEMKTTTETSMNDVRPFVWFRELRPDEFEAYVPPSPANTDLVSKWRNKNRCLCWIWP; translated from the exons ATGGCATTGGGAGATTTGACGATTTCTCAGTTATCAGCTGTTGTGGAGGAGTCTGAAGATTATGAAGATGGCGACAGAAACAATGATGGTAGCtttactgttgttgctgctgaaAATGAGATGAAGACGACGACAGAGACAAGTATGAATGATGTACGGCCATTTGTATGGTTTCGTGAGCTTCGTCCTGATGAGTTTGAGGCGTATGTCCCTCCTTCACCGGCTAATACTGATTTGGTCTCTAAGTGGCGGAATAAGAACCGG TGTCTTTGTTGGATATGGCCGTGA